GGCTTTTTCAAAGAAGAAGCAAGGTAAGGTGGTCAATTACCTGCGGTCATTGAGAATCGGGGCGACTTATATCTTTGCCAAGGATTACAATGCCTGGCAGGCGAATTTCGGGTTTGTTTTTTAATAACAGCCTTGCTTGGCCTAAATCCCGGACTATTTGATGAACTGCCCTGCTGCGTCCAGCAGGGTAGTTTTTTTCCGACTCTTCGGCTTCATATTCTTCATGGCCGCCCGGAGGTGAGGTTGCAGGGACGCATGGAAATTGATATGATTCATTAAGTTTTCAGCCGAGCGAGTTTTAACCGGAAACCTGGTTGATTCATGCTGAGGTTGCATTAAAAATGAAAGGAGCAGGAGAAATGCAGATTCTGGCCTTCAACGGAAGCCCGCGCCAGGAGGGGAACACTTCGACCATCATCAGAGCCATCCTGGAGGGGGCGCGGTCCGCAGGTGCTGAGACGACCGAGGTTCGGTTGCATGACATCAATATGAAAGGCTGTATGGGATGCCTGAGCTGCCGGAAAAAGCCCGGCGTTTGCGCGCAACAGGATGATCTGACGTCTTACCTCGAGGCCATCAAGTCATGCGACGGTCTGGTAATCGGCTGTCCGATTTATATGTACCGTATTTCAGGACAGATGAAATGCTTTGTTGATCGCTGTTACTCCTTATATGTCAGCCGGGAAGGCGGAGGCTATGATTCCGCTGTCCCGCCCGGAAAGACCTATGCCTTGGTCGTTTCCCAGGGAGCTGCCGATCCGGATCAATACAAGAAATCAGCGC
This genomic stretch from Deltaproteobacteria bacterium harbors:
- a CDS encoding flavodoxin family protein: MQILAFNGSPRQEGNTSTIIRAILEGARSAGAETTEVRLHDINMKGCMGCLSCRKKPGVCAQQDDLTSYLEAIKSCDGLVIGCPIYMYRISGQMKCFVDRCYSLYVSREGGGYDSAVPPGKTYALVVSQGAADPDQYKKSARWLAAMTGSGFGMEEAGRIIHSNSHLDPAKDNDGILDQARQIGRRLLKKDKAL